From a region of the Helianthus annuus cultivar XRQ/B chromosome 5, HanXRQr2.0-SUNRISE, whole genome shotgun sequence genome:
- the LOC110943276 gene encoding SH3 domain-containing protein C23A1.17-like has translation MASSGSGVSDVSDPRTFTSDDEVATDSGVYTSDYTSTDEDDFQPFALPIFGDDAPLADGPPGEDLPLVPIPAPLPFAAVPFEEQPIDALPDGDIDLLIECPPEGDQDGGAPVEDGVPPVDIPDVDPIVPMVELAGMEVQSDSSASDSFESIASHIPPLGFDSIPHMDADEEMELEQPAEAPPHPDDPIPAMLVDYQPAPVTSEPVLAIDPVTVSVTPVVAPPAVEIPDPMAIFDDLAPFSTHIDPRYAHSSNGWIEEDDYPPYVVPVTPPPAPIAVPFDAPLFPPSTSDTHRTDLPITFLQDIPPPQPGEGSSSQLFGHTPFMPEVSQFLPQVPYSDFVPPVSLSAPFETQLPHVTSQFVFTPHITLPVLAPMGEPSLWSAPQVMPVSDTYHPFYDGFSVEDTLTSLQLRRDALR, from the coding sequence atggcatcATCCGGTAGCGGAGTATCCGATGTGAGTGACCCGAGGACTTTTACCTCTGACGACGAGGTGGCTACCGATTCGGGAGTTTAcacctcagactacacgagcactGATGAAGATGACTTTCAGCCTTTTGCCCTACCGATCTTCGGAGACGACGCACCCCTAGCTGACGGCCCACCTGGAGAGGACCTACCGCTTGTTCCCATCCCTGCCCCTCTCCCCTTCGCTGCGGTTCCCTTTGAGGAACAACCTATCGACGCATTACCCGATGGTGACATCGACTTACTCATCGAGTGTCCCCCGGAGGGAGACCAGGATGGTGGGGCCCCGGTGGAGGACGGTGTTCCACCTGTTGATATCCCAGATGTTGATCCTATTGTTCCCATGGTCGAGCTTGCTGGTATGGAGGTTCAGTCCGATTCATCCGCTTCTGATTCCTTTGAGTCGATAGCTTCACATATCCCACCGTTGGGATTCGATTCCATTCCTCACATGGATGCTGATGAGGAGATGGAGTTGGAGCAGCCTGCTGAGGCTCCTCCTCATCCAGATGATCCGATTCCTGCCATGCTTGTTGATTATCAGCCCGCTCCAGTCACTTCCGAACCCGTTCTTGCCATCGACCCTGTTACTGTCTCTGTTACACCCGTTGTTGCACCACCAGCCGTTGAGATACCCGATCCCATGGCTATCTTTGATGATCTTGCACCATTCTCTACCCACATTGACCCGAGGTATGCCCACTCCAGCAATGGGTGGATTGAGGAGGATGACTACCCTCCGTACGTAGTCCCAGTCACTCCCCCTCCTGCACCTATCGCTGTACCCTTCGATGCTCCCTTGTTTCCTCCATCCACATCCGATACTCACCGCACTGACCTTCCTATCACTTTCCTTCAGGACATTCCTCCGCCCCAACCTGGAGAGGGATCGTCGAGCCAACTTTTTGGGCACACCCCATTCATGCCAGAGGTAAGCCAGTTCTTACCGCAGGTCCCTTATTCAGATTTTGTTCCACCAGTGTCACTTTCTGCACCTTTCGAGACCCAGTTACCCCATGTCACTTCACAGTTTGTATTTACCCCACACATTACACTTCCGGTTTTAGCCCCGATGGGTGAACCATCCCTATGGTCAGCACCCCAGGTCATGCCTGTATCTGACACTTATCATCCATTTTATGACGGATTCTCTGTGGAGGACACGCTCACGTCGCTGCAGTTACGGCGGGACGCCTTGAGGTAG